Proteins from one Argopecten irradians isolate NY chromosome 15, Ai_NY, whole genome shotgun sequence genomic window:
- the LOC138308432 gene encoding uncharacterized protein, with product MANSCYIPSNVSDYTDYDTDIAPMWIRVGVVVVGGATVLVNIPAIIAVIFTKLRNPQARNLHLLILGLTDLLVGLSLFPILITFVDPNSKISHTSCFFRMYIFSLIYLNSLGQVCVICIDRTFLLAKTSWRYTSKYARRYFWMLSSMFLFISSSLSLSFFIFGFPKNHAVFCKLESIFCDKFQYFATATGLIATTIECVIVMCCILMIVVLQRHGRTFRIQVRPTNNIDSGERDAANDQIQNRNQINQQMKRGQESQTSGMRSKSTITIIIIVINFFIFVTPLNLGFLMQGLHLLNRTSRTTRHAMLILTTVNSLINPFIYCFRTPDIRVTMQNGILKCRALFKC from the coding sequence ATGGCGAATTCTTGCTACATTCCATCGAATGTCAGTGACTACACAGATTACGACACAGATATTGCCCCGATGTGGATCCGAGTCGGTGTGGTGGTGGTTGGAGGGGCAACAGTGCTGGTTAATATCCCAGCAATCATTGctgtaatatttacaaaacttcGAAACCCTCAAGCCCGCAATTTACATCTTCTTATCTTAGGATTGACAGATCTTCTAGTTGGATTGTCTTTGTTTCCAATCCTAATTACGTTCGTAGATCCAAACAGTAAGATAAGCCATACGTCTTGCTTTTTCCGGATGTACATTTTTTCGCTCATCTACTTGAACTCATTAGGACAGGTCTGTGTAATATGTATTGATCGAACATTTTTGCTTGCCAAGACGTCTTGGAGGTATACATCGAAATATGCAAGAAGATATTTCTGGATGCTGAGTAGCATGTTTTTATTCATATCTTCATCATTGTCTTTGAGCTTTTTCATTTTTGGATTTCCTAAGAATCATGCAGTTTTTTGTAAGCTTGAAAGTATTTTCTGCGACAAATTTCAGTATTTTGCTACTGCCACCGGACTTATAGCTACTACTATTGAGTGTGTGATTGTGATGTGCTGTATATTAATGATAGTAGTTCTACAGAGACACGGACGTACATTTCGGATCCAAGTCAGACCCACAAATAATATTGATTCGGGTGAAAGAGATGCAGCCAATGATCAGATACAGAATCGTAATCAGATCAACCAACAGATGAAGAGGGGACAAGAAAGCCAAACTAGTGGAATGAGATCTAAAAGCACaatcacaattatcattattGTCATTAACTTTTTTATCTTTGTGACACCATTGAACTTAGGTTTCCTGATGCAAGGTTTACATTTATTGAACAGAACTTCTAGAACAACACGACATGCGATGCTAATTTTGACGACTGTGAATTCTTTAATTAATCCCTTTATATATTGCTTCAGAACCCCTGATATAAGAGTTACAATGCAAAATGGAATTTTGAAATGTAGAGCGTTATTTAAATGCTAA